Part of the Caballeronia sp. SL2Y3 genome is shown below.
GCACGCGGCGCGGCGGTTCCGAAACCGCCTCCCGCCGCTGTCACAAAAAAGCGCCCCATCGCGGGCGCTTTTTCTTTTGCATGAAGTTTTTGACAATTTCAGGCAAACTTTACCGGTCATCGTTGCAACTGGCGTGGCGGTGCGCGTTCCGAACGCGTGTTCTTCGCGCCCCCTTTTCCCTTCGAAATCAAGCGCGGAGGTGGACGGCAGTTCGTCAATAATCAATTGGCACAGTTCCTGCTCAGTTCGCTAAATACGGACTAAACAACACGACATGCGCAATTCGCCGTCCCTCTCAGGCCGACTGGTGGTGGTCGCCGCGCTTGCTCTTCCCGCCTTCTTCCTGGCGGGATGCGCGTCGGCACCGACCACTGAATCCGCCGGAGACTACGCGTCGGATGCCTCGGTGACTGCGCGCGTGAAAACGGCGCTCTTGGGCGACCCGGGATTGAAGTCGCTCGCGGTCAGCGTGTCGACGTATCGCGGCGTCGTGGTGCTGTCCGGAAACGTGAACTCGGAGGAACAGATTCGGAAGGCCGTCGCAGTAACTCGCAGCGTGTCGGGGGTGCAATCCGTCAACAACGATCTGCACGTGAAGCCGCAATGACGCACTAGCCCCATCCAATCGCAGGACAAAAAGAAAACCGCAGCGGGATGCCACGCCGATCCGATGTTCGACCGGGACGAGACGCCGCAGCCCGCCCACGAGCGCCCGAGTTTCAAGCGCCGCCCTCGCCTGGCGACGCATGCGGCAACGGCAATTACAGTCCATTTTGATACGTTGTGTCTGCCATGCCACACGCTCTGATTGTCGAAGACGATCCCAATAGCCTTTCCGGCCTGTCCGCGATCTTGTCCGCCGACGGCTTCTCGGTCGACACCGCGACGACGCTGGCCGAAGCCCGTTCCGCATTGACGCGCTTCATTCCGGACGTCGTGCTGATCGACCTGAACCTGCCCGACGGCAGCGGCCTCGACCTGCTGCCGAGCCTGCCCTCGCAACCGCCCGACGGCGCGCTTCCCGTCATCGTGATGACGGGCAATGCGACGGTGGAAAGCGCGATCGAGGGTCTGCGCCACGGTATTTGGGATTACTTGCTGAAGCCCGTCAACATTCCGCGTCTGCGCAGCCTTCTGGCGCGCATTCCGCGTCCGTACGAGCTGACGGAAGAAGTGCAGGCGCTGCGCTCGACGCTGCGCGAACTCGGCCATTTCGGCGACATGCTCGGGCGCAGCGTGCCGATGCAGCACGTCTACGATCAGATCGAGCACACCGCGCCCACGGAAGCCGCCGTGCTGATCAGCGGCGAGCCGGGCACCGGCAAGAAGCTCGCGGCGCACACGATCCATCAGCTGAGCCGGCGTCGCAAGGGGCCGTTCATCAGCTTCGATTGCTCGACGATCCGCGAAGAAGGCGCGCACCGCTCGATGGACAGCGTCCTTTTCGGCCACGAGCGCAACGCGTTCGCCGGCGCGGAAAACCGCGAGCCGGGCCTGCTCGAACAAGCGGGCGGCGGCACGCTGTTCCTCGATCAGATCGACTCGCTGCCCGCCGCTCAACAGGAAGCGTTGTTGCGCGCGCTGGACTCGCAGACGTTCATGCGCGTCGGCGGCAGCAATCGCATCATGACGGACTTCCGCCTGATCGCCGCGTTGCGCGCGCCGGCCCGCGATGCCGTGTCGAGCGGCGCCCTGCGCGAAGACCTGTTCCAGCGCCTCTCGGCGTCGTCAATCGTGCTCCCGCCGCTGCGCGAACGCGACGACGACATCGCGCTCATGGCCGAGCAGTTCGTCGACGAATTGAACCGCGAGAACCACATCGCCGGCATCACGAGCGGGTCGCCCAAGCGCATCAGCCCGGCTTTCCTGCGCGAATGCCTCGCGAACGAATGGCCTGGCAACGTGCGCGAAATGCGCGAGCGCGTGCGGCGCGCGTATCACGCCTCGGGCGAGACGATCGAGACGTTGCGCGTCGACGAGCCGGGCGGAATCGGCGGGCGCGGCCTCAACGGCAGCAGCGTGCAGGTGACGGTCGGCACGGCGCTCGCCGATGTCGAGGACATGCTGATCCGCGCGACGCTCGAAGCGGTCGGCGGCACGCGGCATCGCGCGGCGACGCTGCTCGGCATCAGTCCCAAGACGCTCTACAACAAGCTCCAGCGCATGAAGCTGGAATCGTCGTAAAGCGACGCGAGTCGCCAAATGAAAACGCCACGGCAAGCAGTTGCCGTGGCGTTTTGTCATTCGGGCAAGCCGTTCAGCCCAGCGCCGTTTTCACGAGCTGGCGCGCGGCCTGATATTCCGGCTGGCTTTGCAGCTTGCTCCAGCGCAGCGCCTTGCCGCGCGGACGCATCTGCTTGATGCGCTGCTGCGACGCCTTCGTCGGCGTGAAGCGCAACTGTTCCAGCACCTTGCCCGCCTCGTCCGGCTGATTGCAGATCAGCACCATGTCGCAACCCGCCGCCAGCGCGGCCGTCGCGGCTTCGGTGAGCGTGCCGCCCGCGCGGGCGGCTTCCATCGAAAGATCGTCGCTGAAGATCGCGCCGTTGAAGCCGAGCTTGGCGCGCAGAATGTCTTGCAGCCAGATGCGCGAGAAACCGGCGGGCTTGTCGTCGACCTGCGTGTAAATGACGTGCGCCGGAATCACCGACGCGAGCGACAACCCGAGCCAATCATACGGACGCACGTCGGCAGCGAGGATCTCGTCGAGCGGACGATCGTCCGTCGGCAACGCGACGTGCGAATCCGCCGCCGCGAAGCCATGCCCCGGAAAGTGCTTGCCGCAGTTCGCCATGCCCGCGAGCGCAAGACCGTGGTTCAGGCTCTTCGCGAGCATCGTCACCACGCGCGGATCGCTATGCAGCGCGCGGTCGCCGATCACCTGCGATTGCCCGTAGTTCAGATCGAGCACCGGCGTGAAGCTCATGTCGATGCCGCACGCGCGCAGTTCCGACGCCAGCACGTAACCGAACGCGGTGGCCGCCTTGCTCGCGGCCAGAACATCGCGGTCCCACAGCGCGCCGAGCTTGCCCGGCGCGGGCAGCACCGTGAAGCCGTCGGTGCGGAAACGCTGCACGCGCCCGCCTTCGTGATCGACCGCGATCAGAATGTCGTCGCGCACCGCGCGGATCGCGTCGGTGAGCGCCACCAGTTGCGCGCGGTCCTGAAAATGCCGCGCGAAGAGAATGATGCCGCCCGTCATCGGATGCGAAAGGCGCTCGATATCCGCGTCGGTGAGCGTCGTGCCGGCGACGTCGAACATGACGGGGCCGGGAATGCGTTTCATCGGATTCAATTGGCTTCTTGTTGTGGAGAATGTGTGATGGTTGCGCAGGTCACGCCTTGTCCGCGATTTCCGCGATTTCCGCGATAACGAACGTCACCGCATAGTCCCGCTCGTCGCTGAGCGTCACTTGCGCCGTGATGCCGCGTTGCGCGAGCCATTCGGCCAGTTCGCCCGACGCCACGATCACCGGCTTGCCGCTCGGCTCGTTGAGCGTTTGCAGCGCGCGCCATGTCATCGGCCAGCGCATGCCGAGGCCGATCGCCTTCGAGAACGCTTCCTTCGCGGAAAAGCGCGTGGCGAGAAACGCGAGGCCGCGCACTTCCGAGCGCGCGCGCCGTGCGTGATAAATGCGCAGTTCGTCCGGGCCGAGCACTTTCTCGGCGAAGCGCCCGTTGGTGCGCTCCATGACGCCCGCGACGCGGCTCACTTGCACGAGGTCCGTGCCGATTCCGTAGATCGCCATGGCCGCCTCAACGCTTCGTTTGCGCGGCGAGACGCGAAGCGCCCATGATCGCCTTCATCTCGCGCACCGCGTTGTCCCAGCCCGCGAAGATCGCGTGCGCGACGATTGCGTGCCCGATGTTCAATTCGACGATGCCATCGAGCGCGGCGATCGGCTGCACGTTGGTGTAATGCAGCCCGTGGCCCGCGTTCACTTTCAGGCCGAGCGAATTGCCGAACTCGACGCTTTTCGCGACGCGCTCGAATTCGCGCTGCTGCCCGGCTTCGTCGTGCGCTTCGGCATAGCGCCCGGTGTGCAGTTCGATCACGGGCGCGCCGGCTTCCTTCGCCGCGCGAATCTGCGTCTCGTCGGGATCGATGAAAAGCGACACGCGGCTGCCCGCGCCCGCGAGCTGCGCGCACGCGGCCTTCACCGCTTCGAACTGGCCGGCGACGTCGAGTCCGCCTTCGGTCGTCAATTCCTGGCGCTTTTCCGGCACGAGGCAGACATCGTGCGGCTTGATTTCACACGCGATATCGAGCATTTCGCGCGTGACGGCGCATTCCAGATTCATGCGCGTTTTCAAAAGCGGACGCAGCGTGCGCACGTCGGCATCGACGATATGACGCCGATCCTCGCGCAGATGCAGCGTGATGGCGTCCGCGCCCGCTTCTTCGGCGGCGAGCGCGGCGCGAATGGGGTCGGGATACGACGTCCCGCGTGCGTTGCGCAGCGTGGCGACGTGATCGATGTTCACGCCGAGATCGATCACGCTCGCGGGCGATGAGAGAAAGAAGCTCATAGATTTTGCAGGTCGATCAGAATCTGACGGGTGGCGAGCGGCGCGCCGCCCAGATGATAGTTGAGCAGAAAGCGCATCAGCGTCTTGCTCTGCGCGCCGGTTTGCGGGCTCGTGTAGTCGTCGCGCTCCATGTCGATGAGCGTCTGCCCCGCAATGACCGGCCATTGCGCGGGGAGATCGTCGGACGCTTCGCGCACGCCGCGCTCGGGATCGAACGTGTAGCGGCCTTCGGGCAGCACGGCCTGGCGCGCCACCGTGCGCGTGAGCGCCATCGCGTAGCCCGTTTCGCGCAACAGCACGCGTTCGAACGAGCGCAGCACTTGAATGGCGGGCTCGTCGTGCGCGAGCCGCGACAGCGTCAGCACGTAGTGATTGAAGAGCGCGGGATGCGGGTCTTCGCGCGCGCAGAACTTGACGAGCAGTTCGTTGACGTAGAAGCCGCACAGGAGCGCGTCGCCTCGCAGCGGCAGCATGCCGCCGACCCATTCGGCGGTGGTCAGCGTGCGGACTTCGCCTTTGCCGGTCCACGAAAGGCCGAGCGGCTGGAAGGTTTGCAGCACGCCGCGCAGCGCGGAATGCGGCCGCTTCGCACCCTTCGCGACGAGCGCAATGCGTCCGTGATCGCGCGAAAACACGTCGATGATGAGACTCGTCTCGCGATACGGATAGCTATGCAGCACGAAGCCCGGCTGCTCGCTGACGCGAAAGTCGGAGCGCGGGCGCGGGCGTTGGGCGTTCGTGCCCGTGCCGCCCGTGCCCGCGGCTGTTGACGACGATGCCCGCCGCCGCTTCGGCGCCGGGCGCTCGCTCGCGCCGAAGTCGTCCTCGGGACGATCGTCGGCGGGCGGGGTCATCCACGCGTCGTTCGAGCCGGCGTCCATGAGCGTCGTCCGGGCCTCACTCGTAGCCGTACGCGCGCAGGCCTGCTTCGTTGTCGGCCCAGCCGCTTTTCACCTTGACGAAGGTTTCCAGATACACGGGACCGTCGAAGAGCTTTTCCATGTCGAGCCGCGCCTCGGTGCTGATCTGCTTCAGCTTCGCACCCTTCTGACCGATGATCATCGCCTTGTGGCCGTCGCGTTCCACGAGAATGGTCGCGAACACGCGGCGCAGGCGCCCTTCGGTCTCGAACTTGTCGATGAGCACGGTGCTCGTATAAGGCAACTCGTCGCCGGTCCAGCGGAAGACTTTCTCGCGCAGAATTTCCGCTGCGAGGAAGCGTTCGCTGCGGTCGGTCAGATCGTCCTCGCCGTAAATCGGCTCGCCTTCCGGCAGATACGGCTTCACCACCGACATGAGCCGCTTGATGTCGTCCGGATTCTTCGCCGAGAGCGGCACGATTTCGCGGAAGTCGCGCCGCGCGGACATCTGCTGCATGAACGGGAAAAGCGAATCCTTGTCGCCGACGCGGTCGAGCTTGTTCGCGATCAGAAGCGTCGGCGTGCCGGCCGGAATCAGGTCGAGCACTTTCTCGTCGTCGGGACCGAAGCGGCCCGCTTCGATCACGAACAGGATCGCATCGACCGACGTCAGCGTGGACGTCACCGCGCGATTCAGCGAGCGGTTGAGCGCGCCGCTGTGGCG
Proteins encoded:
- a CDS encoding BON domain-containing protein, producing the protein MRNSPSLSGRLVVVAALALPAFFLAGCASAPTTESAGDYASDASVTARVKTALLGDPGLKSLAVSVSTYRGVVVLSGNVNSEEQIRKAVAVTRSVSGVQSVNNDLHVKPQ
- a CDS encoding sigma-54 dependent transcriptional regulator is translated as MPHALIVEDDPNSLSGLSAILSADGFSVDTATTLAEARSALTRFIPDVVLIDLNLPDGSGLDLLPSLPSQPPDGALPVIVMTGNATVESAIEGLRHGIWDYLLKPVNIPRLRSLLARIPRPYELTEEVQALRSTLRELGHFGDMLGRSVPMQHVYDQIEHTAPTEAAVLISGEPGTGKKLAAHTIHQLSRRRKGPFISFDCSTIREEGAHRSMDSVLFGHERNAFAGAENREPGLLEQAGGGTLFLDQIDSLPAAQQEALLRALDSQTFMRVGGSNRIMTDFRLIAALRAPARDAVSSGALREDLFQRLSASSIVLPPLRERDDDIALMAEQFVDELNRENHIAGITSGSPKRISPAFLRECLANEWPGNVREMRERVRRAYHASGETIETLRVDEPGGIGGRGLNGSSVQVTVGTALADVEDMLIRATLEAVGGTRHRAATLLGISPKTLYNKLQRMKLESS
- the nagZ gene encoding beta-N-acetylhexosaminidase, producing MKRIPGPVMFDVAGTTLTDADIERLSHPMTGGIILFARHFQDRAQLVALTDAIRAVRDDILIAVDHEGGRVQRFRTDGFTVLPAPGKLGALWDRDVLAASKAATAFGYVLASELRACGIDMSFTPVLDLNYGQSQVIGDRALHSDPRVVTMLAKSLNHGLALAGMANCGKHFPGHGFAAADSHVALPTDDRPLDEILAADVRPYDWLGLSLASVIPAHVIYTQVDDKPAGFSRIWLQDILRAKLGFNGAIFSDDLSMEAARAGGTLTEAATAALAAGCDMVLICNQPDEAGKVLEQLRFTPTKASQQRIKQMRPRGKALRWSKLQSQPEYQAARQLVKTALG
- the acpS gene encoding holo-ACP synthase — its product is MAIYGIGTDLVQVSRVAGVMERTNGRFAEKVLGPDELRIYHARRARSEVRGLAFLATRFSAKEAFSKAIGLGMRWPMTWRALQTLNEPSGKPVIVASGELAEWLAQRGITAQVTLSDERDYAVTFVIAEIAEIADKA
- the pdxJ gene encoding pyridoxine 5'-phosphate synthase; translation: MSFFLSSPASVIDLGVNIDHVATLRNARGTSYPDPIRAALAAEEAGADAITLHLREDRRHIVDADVRTLRPLLKTRMNLECAVTREMLDIACEIKPHDVCLVPEKRQELTTEGGLDVAGQFEAVKAACAQLAGAGSRVSLFIDPDETQIRAAKEAGAPVIELHTGRYAEAHDEAGQQREFERVAKSVEFGNSLGLKVNAGHGLHYTNVQPIAALDGIVELNIGHAIVAHAIFAGWDNAVREMKAIMGASRLAAQTKR
- the recO gene encoding DNA repair protein RecO; the protein is MDAGSNDAWMTPPADDRPEDDFGASERPAPKRRRASSSTAAGTGGTGTNAQRPRPRSDFRVSEQPGFVLHSYPYRETSLIIDVFSRDHGRIALVAKGAKRPHSALRGVLQTFQPLGLSWTGKGEVRTLTTAEWVGGMLPLRGDALLCGFYVNELLVKFCAREDPHPALFNHYVLTLSRLAHDEPAIQVLRSFERVLLRETGYAMALTRTVARQAVLPEGRYTFDPERGVREASDDLPAQWPVIAGQTLIDMERDDYTSPQTGAQSKTLMRFLLNYHLGGAPLATRQILIDLQNL
- the era gene encoding GTPase Era, translated to MNAPTSPGFRCGMVAIVGRPNVGKSTLMNALVGQKVSITSRKAQTTRHRITGINTVEDAQYIFVDTPGFQTRHSGALNRSLNRAVTSTLTSVDAILFVIEAGRFGPDDEKVLDLIPAGTPTLLIANKLDRVGDKDSLFPFMQQMSARRDFREIVPLSAKNPDDIKRLMSVVKPYLPEGEPIYGEDDLTDRSERFLAAEILREKVFRWTGDELPYTSTVLIDKFETEGRLRRVFATILVERDGHKAMIIGQKGAKLKQISTEARLDMEKLFDGPVYLETFVKVKSGWADNEAGLRAYGYE